One genomic region from Leptotrichia sp. oral taxon 215 str. W9775 encodes:
- a CDS encoding anti-CBASS protein Acb1 family protein, which translates to MSKKKKMKHNGFASNARNSTKGSGKDILNRQAPVKKYLNDVTIENLVGSNDLAKIILNAPIEDVLKNGLKISVLKSDGTEDIENTKKLLNKLDELDYLEKIMEFMEKVRKFGYAVMYLNAFHNEEKETSDELGEKYHIKGLSVFDKTEIVKIKVENSKLKLNYGEVTELQVKNYSNNGYYNQSVKTEIHPSRVIFSRINEHKRLIGESIFTSLFDRMVILDSTEWSIGQLIYRAVFLIYKTDVNTMDKIKESGGVRDKEEEINASTLAVIGKDDEMQVINSTGGIDPEKYINAVLTILSIHTNIPKQRLAGNTQGTLAGSEEDAKKYAEYLRRYFNKNILPITNNLIDKVLIELKIDQRYKVELPNLLEPTVAEQIDNDLKRVELDTKKLEYLEKALNIVSNNELIEKKDKIAEIIKKLGEEDFDFEALLKELS; encoded by the coding sequence ATGAGTAAAAAAAAGAAAATGAAACATAATGGATTTGCAAGTAATGCAAGGAATTCTACAAAAGGTTCAGGAAAAGATATATTGAACAGGCAAGCTCCTGTTAAAAAATATTTGAATGATGTAACAATAGAAAATTTAGTTGGGAGTAATGACCTTGCAAAAATAATATTGAACGCTCCGATTGAAGACGTTCTAAAAAATGGACTTAAAATTTCAGTTCTAAAATCAGATGGAACAGAAGACATAGAGAATACAAAAAAGCTTTTGAATAAACTTGATGAGCTTGATTATTTAGAAAAAATAATGGAATTTATGGAAAAAGTCAGAAAGTTTGGATATGCGGTAATGTATTTAAATGCATTTCACAACGAAGAAAAAGAAACATCTGATGAATTAGGAGAAAAATATCATATAAAAGGATTAAGTGTATTTGATAAGACAGAAATAGTAAAAATTAAAGTTGAAAATTCTAAGTTAAAATTGAATTATGGAGAAGTAACAGAACTTCAAGTAAAAAACTATTCTAATAACGGATATTACAATCAGTCAGTTAAGACAGAAATCCATCCAAGCAGAGTGATTTTTTCAAGAATAAATGAACATAAAAGGTTGATAGGAGAATCAATATTTACTTCTTTATTTGACAGAATGGTTATTTTGGATAGTACAGAATGGAGCATAGGACAGCTAATATACAGGGCAGTTTTTCTTATTTATAAAACAGACGTAAATACAATGGATAAAATAAAGGAAAGCGGTGGAGTTAGAGATAAGGAAGAAGAGATAAATGCTTCTACTTTAGCTGTAATAGGAAAAGATGATGAAATGCAAGTAATAAATTCTACTGGTGGAATAGATCCAGAAAAATATATAAATGCGGTTTTGACTATACTATCAATACACACTAACATTCCAAAACAGAGATTGGCAGGAAATACTCAAGGAACTTTGGCTGGTTCTGAAGAGGATGCAAAAAAGTACGCAGAGTATTTAAGAAGATATTTCAATAAAAATATTCTACCGATAACAAATAATTTAATTGATAAAGTTTTAATTGAACTAAAAATAGACCAACGTTATAAGGTTGAATTACCTAATTTGTTAGAGCCAACTGTTGCAGAGCAGATTGATAATGATTTAAAGAGAGTTGAACTTGACACTAAAAAGCTTGAATATCTTGAAAAAGCTTTGAATATAGTTTCAAACAATGAACTGATTGAAAAAAAAGATAAAATAGCTGAAATAATTAAAAAATTAGGTGAAGAAGATTTTGACTTTGAAGCACTACTGAAAGAGTTGAGCTAA